In Chryseobacterium lactis, a single genomic region encodes these proteins:
- a CDS encoding choice-of-anchor L domain-containing protein yields MLNRRTGNLFLTLVFAFIGVLVFAQNRGKTQGTIKRSAASMKAGAFIDVNALSYPESSYSITQLVKDVLISGGGCATSNVSNVTVSPNLPPSNQNRSWGYFNKANTNFPFSKGIVLSTGYAYKAGNTYYADLSDALSSGGDQDLATALNIPNSDLRDATSIEFDFVAASTEITFRYLFASKEYQQNFPCTITDGFALLLKKASDPTYTNLAVLPAGGGPVSVTNIHPGYPNCGPKNQSYYGGTNTAQIETNFNGRTIPLTAKAAVIPGETYHFKMVLADYQDSNFDSAVFLEAGSFDIGVKILDPAGVQLPTSVNMCDNSPQTFTASVQAPNVTYQWFLNNNPIGGATSASYTATQPGVYSVKVYVPGNSCPGEATITVIGGTSPTVQNSTLTACYTAGNATFNLTSAQTAISTTPGANFTYYATQADANAGNTNTIPNPTAYPSPGGQTVYVRVGNGFCFKVAELQLIKAPQMTASIVPPVQLTCSNSQITLDASASVYPAGATFNWTTTGGNIASGGTTLNPVINAPGTYTLTISQTYQPGNTICTAVANVTVTGDSAPPNTGLTATKIKICKGESVTLTASGGVTYNWGGGLPGTGNTQTVSPTTTTTYTVTAVGANGCVSQNPGTITIEVSEPFTAQNATLHKCYQPGLTYNLTEAESQITTSTAGITFTYYINQADANAGNANSIPNPTTYAPPANQTIYVLVSNGGCKYVVSLQLLRTAETTLTVAAPQTITCTTPQVTINASASVVPAGSTITWTGGTIVSGGTTLNPVVSAGGTYTLTVTNVSQPGNLTCTYTTTVTVQEDRVAPVAALVSSQPRICVGESVTLTASGGATYNWGNGLTGNGNTQVVSPTNTTTYTVFAVGANGCISATPATVTVQVGPPIAGIAASKSKICAGESVTLTATGGITYNWVNLTGNGNTQVVTPTVTTVYSVYALGGNGCSSVNPATIKIEVVPAIVSTLKDVYACAGDKAVLDAGAGPNYTYLWSTGATSQTITVTTAGTYSVTISNGVCSKVFTAQLINPDLPQFTNVTYENHILTLTASNPTGGILEYSIDGGVVWQDSNIFSGVLNNTNYRLMVRVKGAKCGTSLDYFTLVISNAITPNMDGINDTIDFTGISGYKNFAASIFDRYGAEVFKATKGDVVWKGSLKGINLPTGTYWYRVQWENPASNKLEQRSGWILLKNRN; encoded by the coding sequence ATGTTAAATAGGAGGACAGGAAATTTATTTTTAACTTTAGTTTTTGCTTTTATCGGGGTGCTGGTTTTTGCTCAGAACAGAGGAAAAACACAGGGAACTATCAAGCGTAGTGCTGCCTCTATGAAAGCGGGTGCTTTTATTGATGTTAATGCACTCAGCTATCCTGAATCCAGCTATAGTATTACTCAATTAGTAAAAGATGTCCTAATATCAGGAGGAGGATGTGCTACATCCAATGTAAGCAATGTAACAGTATCTCCTAATTTACCGCCTAGCAATCAAAACAGAAGCTGGGGATATTTTAATAAGGCAAATACTAATTTCCCTTTCAGCAAAGGAATTGTACTTTCAACGGGCTATGCCTATAAAGCTGGAAATACCTATTATGCAGATTTAAGTGATGCTTTATCATCAGGAGGAGATCAGGATCTCGCTACAGCCTTGAATATACCCAATTCTGACCTGAGAGATGCAACTTCTATAGAATTTGATTTTGTTGCAGCTTCTACAGAAATTACATTCAGATATTTATTCGCCTCTAAAGAATATCAGCAAAATTTCCCATGTACCATTACAGACGGTTTTGCTCTGTTATTAAAGAAAGCCAGTGATCCTACCTACACGAATCTTGCAGTACTTCCTGCAGGTGGAGGGCCTGTGAGTGTTACCAACATTCATCCGGGATATCCTAATTGCGGACCAAAGAATCAATCCTATTACGGCGGAACCAACACGGCTCAGATTGAGACCAACTTTAATGGACGTACTATTCCATTAACAGCTAAAGCTGCTGTAATTCCCGGAGAAACATATCATTTTAAAATGGTATTGGCAGATTACCAGGATTCCAATTTTGATTCAGCGGTATTTTTGGAAGCCGGATCATTTGATATTGGAGTGAAAATTCTGGATCCTGCAGGAGTACAGCTTCCTACGTCAGTAAATATGTGTGATAATTCTCCACAAACTTTCACTGCTTCTGTTCAGGCACCTAATGTGACTTACCAGTGGTTTTTAAATAATAATCCGATTGGAGGAGCTACTTCTGCAAGTTACACTGCAACACAGCCGGGAGTATACTCTGTTAAGGTTTATGTTCCGGGAAATAGCTGTCCCGGAGAAGCTACCATTACCGTAATAGGAGGAACATCTCCTACTGTACAGAATTCTACGTTAACCGCTTGCTATACTGCTGGGAATGCAACTTTTAATTTAACATCAGCCCAGACTGCCATCAGTACAACTCCCGGGGCCAATTTTACATATTATGCAACACAGGCAGATGCCAATGCCGGGAACACAAATACGATTCCCAACCCAACAGCTTATCCAAGTCCCGGAGGACAAACGGTGTACGTAAGAGTTGGAAACGGCTTCTGTTTTAAAGTTGCAGAACTACAACTGATAAAGGCTCCACAGATGACAGCCTCCATTGTTCCTCCGGTACAGTTGACGTGTAGCAATTCTCAGATTACTTTGGATGCATCAGCTTCTGTATATCCTGCTGGTGCTACTTTTAACTGGACAACAACGGGAGGGAATATTGCTTCAGGAGGAACTACCCTAAACCCTGTTATCAATGCGCCGGGAACCTATACTTTAACCATATCACAAACCTATCAGCCAGGAAATACGATTTGTACTGCTGTTGCCAATGTAACGGTTACAGGAGACAGTGCACCACCGAACACCGGACTTACTGCGACTAAAATAAAAATATGTAAAGGTGAATCAGTAACCCTGACTGCTTCAGGAGGTGTTACCTATAACTGGGGTGGAGGCCTTCCGGGAACAGGAAATACACAAACGGTTTCCCCTACGACGACAACTACTTATACGGTAACAGCCGTAGGAGCGAACGGGTGTGTATCTCAAAATCCGGGAACCATAACAATTGAGGTTTCAGAACCTTTTACTGCTCAGAATGCTACTTTGCATAAATGTTATCAGCCGGGGCTAACGTATAACTTAACGGAAGCGGAAAGTCAGATTACGACTTCTACAGCTGGAATAACTTTTACTTATTATATCAACCAGGCTGATGCCAATGCCGGGAATGCAAATTCGATTCCCAATCCAACAACATATGCACCTCCAGCCAATCAGACTATATATGTTCTGGTGAGCAACGGAGGTTGTAAGTATGTAGTTTCTTTGCAATTGCTGAGAACTGCTGAAACAACATTAACGGTTGCTGCACCGCAGACAATTACCTGTACAACACCTCAGGTTACCATCAATGCTTCGGCTTCTGTGGTGCCGGCCGGGTCTACCATTACCTGGACGGGAGGAACTATTGTATCCGGAGGAACTACTCTTAATCCTGTAGTAAGTGCCGGAGGTACTTATACACTAACGGTTACCAATGTGTCTCAACCTGGAAATTTAACCTGTACTTACACAACCACTGTGACAGTGCAGGAAGATAGGGTGGCACCGGTAGCTGCACTTGTTTCATCTCAGCCACGTATATGTGTGGGCGAATCCGTAACGCTTACTGCTTCGGGAGGAGCTACTTATAACTGGGGGAATGGTCTTACCGGAAATGGAAATACTCAGGTGGTTTCACCTACAAATACAACAACGTATACCGTATTTGCAGTAGGAGCAAACGGATGTATTTCTGCAACACCTGCAACCGTTACGGTTCAGGTAGGACCTCCAATCGCTGGAATTGCCGCTTCTAAATCAAAAATTTGTGCCGGTGAATCTGTGACCCTTACTGCTACCGGAGGGATTACTTATAATTGGGTAAATCTTACTGGTAACGGAAATACTCAGGTTGTTACTCCTACAGTGACAACTGTCTACTCGGTATATGCATTGGGAGGAAACGGCTGTAGCTCAGTGAATCCTGCTACAATTAAGATTGAAGTCGTTCCTGCTATTGTTTCTACATTAAAAGATGTATATGCCTGTGCCGGAGATAAAGCTGTTTTAGATGCGGGTGCCGGACCAAATTATACATATCTGTGGAGTACCGGTGCTACAAGTCAAACCATAACGGTAACTACTGCCGGTACCTATTCTGTAACCATAAGCAACGGAGTATGCTCCAAGGTCTTTACAGCCCAGCTGATCAATCCGGATCTGCCACAATTTACCAATGTTACTTATGAAAACCATATCCTTACGCTTACGGCAAGTAATCCGACAGGAGGTATTTTAGAATACTCTATTGATGGTGGAGTCGTATGGCAGGATTCTAATATATTCTCAGGTGTTCTGAATAATACAAATTACCGTCTGATGGTAAGAGTGAAAGGTGCAAAATGCGGTACTTCGCTGGATTACTTTACACTCGTTATCAGCAATGCTATTACTCCAAATATGGATGGTATAAATGATACGATAGACTTCACAGGAATTAGTGGTTATAAGAATTTTGCAGCATCTATTTTCGATAGATATGGAGCAGAAGTTTTCAAAGCTACAAAAGGTGATGTCGTTTGGAAAGGATCATTAAAAGGAATCAACCTGCCTACCGGTACGTATTGGTATAGGGTTCAATGGGAGAATCCGGCAAGCAACAAGCTTGAGCAACGTTCAGGTTGGATCTTGTTGAAAAATAGAAATTAG
- a CDS encoding choice-of-anchor L domain-containing protein: MSNYRLKSYFFLVLFLLASVSVFSQGVRNRKVSKIKPSAESLKAGAFIDVNVASYAPSGYSPAQLVTDVLINGGTTCTTASVTNVTVSPSHAVDNVNRFWGYFNKGTTNFPFTDGIVLTTGHAQDAGNSFISMASKSVGTGSDADLVAATGNTSTLNDAVALEFDFVPNSTQVKFNYIFASEEYEPTNDYPCSGFSDAFALLLKKAGDPTYTNLAILPGTAGPVSVTNIVPGGGAFSCGPTNATYFAGINSPHVQVNYYGRTIPLTAVADVIPGQTYHFKMVLADAIDTGHDSAVFLEGGSFDIGIKIVDEAGAALPGSINMCDNTPKVLKAQVATIPGMTFQWYKNGVLIPGATAAAYTASAPGVYTVKVMIPGNNCPGEASITIVGGTSPTVHDATLKLCSTPDLTTFNLEDAKPLISTTTGAVFKFYANQADAQAQNNSNITNLTNYTGTDGQLIYVLVSNGAFCSKIATLTLRKEETPVAKLTAPRLKICAGESLLLTAAGGVTYQWGDSSSTGGIRTVNPTQTTTYTVYAIGAQGCKSLQPARITIEVIPAIVSNIKGGYICKGDKILLDAGSGPGYTYLWSSGETTQTITVDTPGEYAVTISNGVCSKEFKTQVIQAVIPQIIKVDYNDRGTMVLTASNPSNGVLEYSIDNGITWQASNVFTNVPPNKIISIRVKVKFTSCEGFLEYFTFVMKNVITPNGDNINDIIDFRGISDYKDFKGQIFDRYGKEVFKAEKIRPYWDGFFQGKRLPTSSYWYQVTFEDPASKQLTIKTGWILLKNIE, encoded by the coding sequence ATGTCAAATTATAGATTAAAAAGCTACTTTTTTCTTGTACTATTTTTGTTGGCTTCTGTTTCTGTATTTTCGCAAGGCGTTCGTAACAGAAAGGTCTCAAAAATAAAACCTTCAGCAGAAAGTCTCAAAGCGGGAGCGTTTATAGATGTCAATGTGGCTTCCTATGCCCCTTCAGGCTATTCACCGGCACAGCTGGTAACAGATGTTCTCATCAATGGGGGAACTACCTGTACAACAGCCAGCGTAACCAACGTTACAGTAAGTCCTAGTCATGCAGTAGATAATGTCAACAGATTTTGGGGGTACTTTAATAAAGGAACTACAAATTTTCCTTTTACAGATGGAATTGTATTGACGACAGGACATGCACAAGACGCTGGAAATTCTTTTATCAGCATGGCGAGTAAAAGTGTAGGTACAGGAAGTGATGCCGACCTTGTGGCAGCTACCGGTAATACTTCTACATTAAATGACGCTGTAGCTCTCGAATTTGATTTTGTTCCCAACTCTACTCAGGTTAAGTTCAACTATATATTTGCTTCTGAAGAATATGAGCCGACGAACGATTATCCATGCAGTGGATTCTCCGATGCCTTTGCACTTTTACTGAAGAAGGCTGGAGATCCCACTTATACCAATTTGGCAATATTACCGGGAACAGCAGGGCCGGTAAGTGTAACTAATATTGTGCCCGGAGGAGGGGCATTCAGCTGTGGACCGACTAATGCCACTTATTTTGCAGGAATAAACAGTCCTCACGTGCAGGTCAATTATTATGGAAGAACTATTCCGTTAACTGCTGTTGCAGATGTGATCCCGGGACAGACCTATCATTTTAAAATGGTTCTGGCAGACGCAATAGACACAGGACATGACTCTGCCGTTTTTCTGGAAGGAGGGTCTTTTGATATCGGGATTAAGATTGTGGACGAGGCAGGAGCAGCATTACCGGGTAGTATTAATATGTGTGACAATACCCCAAAAGTATTGAAAGCGCAGGTAGCTACAATTCCGGGAATGACTTTTCAATGGTATAAAAATGGAGTTCTTATTCCGGGAGCTACCGCTGCTGCTTATACCGCTAGCGCACCGGGAGTATACACCGTAAAAGTAATGATTCCGGGAAATAACTGTCCTGGGGAAGCTTCTATTACTATTGTCGGGGGAACAAGTCCTACAGTACATGATGCCACACTTAAGCTTTGTTCAACACCGGATCTTACTACTTTTAATTTAGAAGATGCAAAGCCTCTGATCAGTACCACGACAGGAGCGGTGTTCAAGTTCTATGCTAATCAGGCTGATGCTCAGGCTCAAAATAACAGTAATATTACCAATCTTACCAATTATACGGGAACCGATGGACAATTAATATATGTACTTGTTTCTAATGGAGCGTTTTGTAGCAAAATTGCCACGCTTACTTTAAGGAAAGAAGAAACTCCGGTTGCAAAACTTACCGCTCCAAGGTTGAAGATTTGTGCAGGGGAATCATTACTGTTAACAGCTGCCGGAGGGGTGACTTATCAGTGGGGAGATTCTTCCAGTACAGGAGGAATCAGAACTGTTAATCCAACACAAACAACAACATACACTGTATATGCGATCGGGGCACAAGGATGTAAATCATTACAGCCGGCGCGTATTACCATTGAGGTGATTCCTGCTATTGTTTCCAATATTAAAGGAGGATACATCTGTAAAGGAGATAAAATCCTTCTGGATGCAGGTTCCGGCCCGGGATATACCTATCTGTGGAGTTCGGGAGAAACAACTCAAACGATTACCGTTGATACTCCGGGTGAATATGCAGTGACGATCAGCAATGGAGTATGTTCAAAAGAATTTAAAACACAGGTGATTCAGGCTGTTATTCCACAAATCATCAAAGTTGATTATAACGATAGAGGAACTATGGTTCTTACGGCAAGCAATCCAAGTAACGGGGTCTTAGAGTATTCAATAGATAACGGGATTACATGGCAGGCATCGAATGTATTTACCAATGTACCTCCAAACAAAATCATTTCTATTCGCGTTAAAGTTAAATTTACGAGTTGTGAAGGCTTCCTTGAGTATTTTACATTTGTAATGAAAAATGTGATCACTCCTAATGGCGATAACATTAATGATATCATTGATTTCCGAGGAATAAGTGACTATAAAGATTTTAAAGGGCAAATCTTTGACCGCTATGGGAAAGAAGTTTTTAAAGCAGAAAAAATAAGACCTTACTGGGACGGGTTTTTCCAGGGAAAACGTTTACCAACCTCATCATACTGGTATCAGGTAACCTTTGAAGATCCTGCGAGTAAGCAGCTCACGATAAAGACCGGATGGATCTTGCTTAAAAATATAGAATAA